AAAGATGCTGGTGAGTTAAGAGGTCTATACTGTACAAACTGTCATACAAAAGTTGCTCAAGGGTTCCAAAACTATGACAATTTAACAAACGACTCTAAACAAGAGGGTAAAACTCTAAGAAACAAATCTCTTAAAGAGATGATCGATGCTATCGCTGGCGGTGATGCGAAAAAATTTGCTTCTTATGCTGACCCTAAATCAACTGGTGATAATGAAGTATTAAAATACTATACTGAGCATAAATCAGCTACTTTAGTGAAAAATGCTGGTAAAGACGGTAAACTAGATCTTAAACCTTGGAATCATCCAGAGGGTGGAGATGTTCCTTATATCGCAGCTTCTGGTGGTAATGACTGGTGGTTAGCAGCATCTGAGCCTCACTGTGCGGACTGTCACATGGCACCGTTTGTTGAGCAAGATACTGGTGGTAAATACTTCCCAATCGATTTACCGAACAAATACTCTTTATACAGATACTCTAAAGCACACGGAGATATCGCATGTCAAACTTGTCACGAGTCTACACACGGACTTTACTCTACAAGATACGACGGTAAAGAGCGTTCTGTTGACGTAACTACACACGAACAAGCACTCCAATACTCACCAGATGGTGAATATGCTGGTCCTGTAACTTGTGCTGCATGTCACACAGTTAATGACAAAGGTGTTCCAATGCAACTTAAAGATACTGAGTATGAAAATGATTACTGGGCTTCAGTAACATTAGCACACTTTATGAGAGGTGGAGATCAAAAACTTTCTGTTAAACAGTTAGTAGAGAAATATCCATACGACAAATCTGCTAAAGTTGTAAAAGACGGGTGGAAATAATCCACTCTCTTAAAACTATCCCTTTCTTGGGGTAGTTTTTATTTTAATAAGAGTATATGTTTATATATTTTTATTAGAATAAAATCTCCATTACGAAACAATCAAGGAAAAAATAATGAATAAATATTTGAGTGCATTACTATTTGTATCTAGTTTAAGCAGTGTAGCTTCTGCAGAATTGGTAAAAAGTTATTTTGAATCAGGTGGACTCAAAGCGGAGACGAACTATAAAGACGGTACACGCACTGAGACAAGAGAAGGCATTAAAGATGGAATTGAAAAGATATACTATGAAGAGGGACCGCTTGCTTACAGTGTAAACTATATTGATGGAAAAAGAGACGGTAAACTGAGTTGGTTTGATAAAGAGGGACGTTTACTTGCTGAGATGTTTTACGATCATGGAAAGATGGAAGGTGTAGAGAAAGCTTACTATGTAAATGGTCAGATAAAACATCAGGTAAAATATGTAAATGATTTAAAAGAGGGGGTGCAAAAAGAGTACTTTGACAATGGTCAACTGGCACTTACGGTAACTTACAAACACAATAAAAAAGAGGGTGTACAAAAAGAGTATACGCAAGAGGGGAAACTTTATAGTGAGGTTACTTATAAAAACAACTATAAAGAGGGATACCAAAA
Above is a window of Sulfurimonas marina DNA encoding:
- a CDS encoding toxin-antitoxin system YwqK family antitoxin, producing the protein MNKYLSALLFVSSLSSVASAELVKSYFESGGLKAETNYKDGTRTETREGIKDGIEKIYYEEGPLAYSVNYIDGKRDGKLSWFDKEGRLLAEMFYDHGKMEGVEKAYYVNGQIKHQVKYVNDLKEGVQKEYFDNGQLALTVTYKHNKKEGVQKEYTQEGKLYSEVTYKNNYKEGYQKWYDKNGNVVKKEFFKQDRPVDLMKKVQAKKADEAEIQIKSIDFSPQKAR